In the Oscillospiraceae bacterium genome, TACGAGACCGGCGAGGGCGTGGCCCAAAGCTGGCCGGATGCCGTGCTGCTCTACCGCGCCGCCGCGGGCCAGGGCCACGCCCAGGCCCAGTGCAATTTAGGCTGGTGTTATGAGTTCGGCAAGGGCGTGCCCCAGGACGCCAAGGCCGCGGCCCGCTGGTACGGCGAAGCCGCCCTGCAGCACGACCCCCGGGCCGAGTATTGCCTGGCCATCTGCTACACCAACGGCACCGGCGTGGCAGCGGACCCCGTGCGCGCCGTGCAGCTGTATACCCTATCCGCCCAGGCGGGGTTTGTGCCTGCCATGCGCAACCTTGCACAGATGATCCATTTAGGACGCGGCACCGCCAAAAACGACGAAGCTGCCCTGGCCTGGTACCAAAAGGCCGCTGCCCAGGACGACGCCCGTGCCCTGTTTATGTGCGGCCAGTTTTATGAGAAAGGCTTTGGCGTGGAGTCCAACGCCCCGCTGGCTGCCGACTTTTACCTGCGCGCCGCCAGGCAGGGCTATGCCCCGGCCCAGGCCTGCTATGCCATCTGCCTGGAGTGCGGCCGCGGCGTACCCGCCAACCCCACCGAGGCCGTGCAGTGGTACACCCGCGCCGCCCGGCAGGGGGACACCCAGGCGCAGTTTGCCCTGGCCGTCTGCTGCGAGCAGGGCACCGGCACGCCCCAAAGCTGGGGGGACGCCATCCGCTGGTACAGCATGGCCGCCGCGCAGGAGCTGCCCCAGGCATTGTTGAATCTGGGCCTCTGTTACGAGCGGGGCGCTGGCGTGCGCCGCAACCCCGAGGAAGCCCTGCACCTGTACCGCCGCGCAGCCCGGCTTGGCCTGCCCGCCGCCGAGAACCGCATCGGTGCCCTGTATGAGCGGGGCGACGGCGTGGAGCAGAGCTGGCCCACCGCCACGGCCCATTACCGCCGCGCCGCCGAGGCCAACTACGCCCCCGCCCAGTGCAACCTTGGCTGGTGTTACGAGTACGGCCAGGGCGTGCCGGAGGATCTGACCCTGGCCGCCGCATGGTACGGCAAGTCCGCCGCCCAGGGCTTCGCTCGGGCGCAGTGCTGCCTGGGCTGGTGCTATGAGTTCGGCAAAGGTGTGGAGCTGGACGAGGCCCGGGCGGTAGAGCTGTATCGCGCCGCCGCCGAGCAGGGCCTGCCCCGCGCCCAGTGCTGCCTGGGCTACTGCACCGAGAAAGGCATCGGCACCGAGGCCGACCCCGCAGCAGCCGCCGAGTGGTACCGCCGCTCCGCCGAGGGTGGGTATTCCCGGGGAATGTACAACTACGCCTGCTGTTTTGAGAACGGCACCGGCGTGAAAAAAGACCTGCCTCTGGCCCAGCAATGGTACGAGCGCGCCGCCAAAGAGGGCCTGCCCGACGCCATGTACGAGCTGGGCGTCTGGTACGAGGACGGCCGCTGCGGCCCCAAAGATGCCGCCCAGGCCCTGGCCTGGTACAAAAAAGCCGCCGAGGCCGGGCATGACCGGGCCCGGAAAGCGGTGGAGCGGATGGAAAAGCTGGTGTGACAAATCGAAATTTGACAAAGGAGTGTGATTATATGGGTAAAGCGATTTTGGCAGTAATTGTTACATTGATTGTTGGTTATTTAGGTACGGTCGTAGGACTTGAACTTTTAGGTAATTGGGATGAGTTTGGATTGCTCATTGCTATTGCAGTAATGGGTGCTTTTATCATCTACTTCAATGACAAGAAGTAAGACAACTTCCGGTTTGTTTAATTGGACAAATCGGGATTTACTTCTACTTAGACATACAAACTGTTGACAGTAAAACTCCTATATAGTATTATTTGATAAAATACTATATAGGAGTTTTTGTGTGAACATGAATGGCGGATTTCTTGTTACCAAAATAAAACAACTTGGAGATCGAATCTTTGAGAAGATTCTCAGCGAAAAGAATATTGATGCGTTTAACGGAGCCCAAGGGCGTATTCTTTATGTACTGTGGCAGGAAGATGGAATCTCAATCAGGTCACTCTCGATTAAATGTGGATTAGCGATAACTTCTCTTACTACGATGCTGGAAAGAATGGAAAATCAAGGGCTGATAAGACGTGTTCAGTCTGAAACGGACAAAAGGAAAACACTCCTGTTTCTGACTGAAAAAGCACATGCCTTAAAGGGCGAATACGATTCTGTATCTGATAAAATGGGCAGTATTTACTACAAAGGTTTTTCGGAGGAAGAAATTACCCAGTTTGAGGAATGCCTCGACCGCATCAGAAAGAATCTTGAGGAGTGGCAGAAATCATGAGTATTTGTATCAAAGATCAGATTCAAAACATGAATATCGTCATCGGATGTACAGTGGGGTGTGCATATTGCTATGCCCGCAATAATGTGAAACGCTGGCATATGATTGATGACTTTGCTGACCCTGAATTCTTTCCGGGTAAGCTCAAGATGATGGAAAAGAAACGTCCGCAGAACTTTCTTCTTACCGGTATGAGCGATCTTTCCGGCTGGAAGTCAGAATGGAGAGACGAGGTATTTGAAAAAATCCGTGAAAATCCACAGCATCAGTTCCTGTTCCTTACAAAGCGACCAGATCTGCTGGATTTT is a window encoding:
- a CDS encoding sel1 repeat family protein; this translates as MEIHHCENPVCRFVTRHAVPDMCPLCGGAFFQPSDGSDLVAADWVALGIESKTDGRFDDAFSDFEKAAAEGDAAGQCMLGLAYETGEGVAQSWPDAVLLYRAAAGQGHAQAQCNLGWCYEFGKGVPQDAKAAARWYGEAALQHDPRAEYCLAICYTNGTGVAADPVRAVQLYTLSAQAGFVPAMRNLAQMIHLGRGTAKNDEAALAWYQKAAAQDDARALFMCGQFYEKGFGVESNAPLAADFYLRAARQGYAPAQACYAICLECGRGVPANPTEAVQWYTRAARQGDTQAQFALAVCCEQGTGTPQSWGDAIRWYSMAAAQELPQALLNLGLCYERGAGVRRNPEEALHLYRRAARLGLPAAENRIGALYERGDGVEQSWPTATAHYRRAAEANYAPAQCNLGWCYEYGQGVPEDLTLAAAWYGKSAAQGFARAQCCLGWCYEFGKGVELDEARAVELYRAAAEQGLPRAQCCLGYCTEKGIGTEADPAAAAEWYRRSAEGGYSRGMYNYACCFENGTGVKKDLPLAQQWYERAAKEGLPDAMYELGVWYEDGRCGPKDAAQALAWYKKAAEAGHDRARKAVERMEKLV
- a CDS encoding binding-protein-dependent transport permease produces the protein MGKAILAVIVTLIVGYLGTVVGLELLGNWDEFGLLIAIAVMGAFIIYFNDKK
- a CDS encoding radical SAM mobile pair system MarR family transcriptional regulator, with protein sequence MNMNGGFLVTKIKQLGDRIFEKILSEKNIDAFNGAQGRILYVLWQEDGISIRSLSIKCGLAITSLTTMLERMENQGLIRRVQSETDKRKTLLFLTEKAHALKGEYDSVSDKMGSIYYKGFSEEEITQFEECLDRIRKNLEEWQKS